Proteins encoded together in one Hymenobacter monticola window:
- a CDS encoding M1 family metallopeptidase, which yields MIKPLLTALLLAGLADTAAAQTTPLYMPRDIKAAFAKGTRSPDGRPGPRYWQNRARYDITVQAAPPARDIRGRETITYYNNSPDTLRQVVLRIMQNIHKPGASRDGDASPDYLTSGVVIDTFLVAGQSKPLPQNLGTAPGVRLPKALAPHDSVKFAVAWHFPISKESGREGMIDPTTYFLAYFYPRIAVYDDYAGWDRLPFVDSKEFYNDFNDYTLRVKAPANYIVWATGTLQNPDQVLQKAAAKRLKQSMTSDAVIHVATAADLAKKSITAQQAINTWVWTAKDISDVTVGLSDHYVWDAASVIVDAKAKRRASMQAAYADSTVDFRESVKNGQFALGWFSNPKNWPGVAYPFPKMTAFQGFADMEYPMMVNDSPQKDPKFAQFVQDHEIAHTWFPFYMGINESRYAYMDEGWATTFERLINTAENGAETADRFYKQFRVSSWINNIATPQDLPIITPSSELKSGYGNNAYGKPSLSYFALKDMLGDELFKKSLHEYMDRWHGKHPIPWDYFNSMSSASGQDLNWFFNNWFFTNGYIDLAVTASGNTVTVQNIGGFVVPFDMLVEYADGSKATLHQSPAVWQANQKQATLTLPKAVKSVRVDGGIFMDANEKDNATAAR from the coding sequence ATGATTAAACCCCTCCTCACTGCGCTCCTGCTCGCCGGCCTGGCCGATACGGCCGCTGCCCAAACCACGCCGCTCTACATGCCGCGCGACATCAAAGCCGCCTTCGCCAAAGGCACTCGCAGCCCCGACGGCCGCCCCGGCCCCCGCTACTGGCAAAACCGCGCCCGCTACGACATCACCGTGCAGGCCGCCCCGCCCGCCCGCGACATCCGCGGCCGCGAAACCATCACCTATTACAACAACAGCCCCGACACGCTGCGTCAGGTGGTGCTGCGCATCATGCAGAACATCCACAAGCCCGGCGCCTCCCGCGACGGCGACGCTTCGCCCGACTACCTCACCTCCGGCGTGGTGATTGACACGTTTCTGGTGGCGGGCCAGTCGAAGCCCCTACCCCAAAACCTCGGCACTGCGCCAGGCGTGCGCCTGCCTAAGGCGCTGGCCCCGCACGATTCGGTGAAATTTGCTGTAGCCTGGCATTTCCCCATTTCCAAGGAAAGCGGGCGCGAGGGCATGATTGACCCCACCACCTACTTCTTGGCCTATTTCTACCCGCGAATTGCCGTGTACGACGACTACGCCGGCTGGGACCGCCTGCCCTTTGTCGACAGCAAGGAGTTCTACAACGACTTTAACGACTACACCTTGCGCGTGAAAGCGCCGGCCAACTACATCGTGTGGGCCACTGGCACCCTGCAAAACCCCGACCAGGTGCTGCAAAAAGCCGCCGCCAAGCGCCTCAAGCAATCGATGACCAGCGACGCCGTCATTCACGTGGCCACGGCCGCTGATTTGGCCAAGAAGAGCATTACGGCCCAACAGGCGATAAATACCTGGGTGTGGACGGCCAAGGACATCTCGGACGTGACCGTGGGGCTGAGCGACCATTACGTGTGGGACGCCGCCAGCGTGATTGTGGATGCCAAAGCCAAGCGCCGCGCCAGCATGCAGGCCGCCTACGCCGACTCGACGGTGGACTTCCGCGAATCGGTGAAGAACGGGCAGTTTGCGCTGGGCTGGTTTTCAAACCCCAAAAACTGGCCGGGCGTGGCCTATCCGTTTCCCAAAATGACGGCTTTCCAGGGCTTTGCCGACATGGAATACCCGATGATGGTGAACGACAGCCCACAGAAAGACCCCAAGTTCGCGCAGTTTGTGCAGGACCACGAAATCGCGCACACTTGGTTCCCATTCTACATGGGCATCAACGAAAGCCGCTACGCCTACATGGACGAGGGCTGGGCCACCACGTTTGAGCGCCTCATCAACACGGCCGAAAACGGGGCCGAAACGGCCGACAGGTTCTACAAGCAGTTCCGCGTAAGCAGCTGGATTAACAACATTGCTACGCCCCAGGATTTGCCCATTATCACGCCCAGCAGCGAGTTGAAGTCGGGCTACGGCAACAACGCCTACGGCAAGCCCTCGCTCAGCTACTTCGCCCTGAAAGACATGCTCGGCGACGAGCTATTCAAGAAAAGCCTGCACGAGTACATGGACCGCTGGCACGGCAAGCACCCCATTCCGTGGGACTACTTCAACTCGATGAGCAGCGCCAGCGGCCAGGATTTGAATTGGTTTTTCAACAACTGGTTTTTCACGAACGGCTACATCGACCTGGCCGTGACGGCCAGCGGCAACACGGTGACGGTGCAGAACATCGGCGGCTTCGTGGTGCCCTTCGATATGCTGGTGGAGTACGCCGACGGCAGCAAGGCCACCCTGCACCAGTCGCCCGCCGTGTGGCAGGCCAACCAGAAGCAAGCAACGCTCACCCTGCCCAAGGCCGTGAAATCGGTGCGCGTGGACGGCGGCATTTTCATGGATGCCAACGAGAAAGACAACGCCACCGCAGCGCGCTGA
- a CDS encoding acyl-CoA thioesterase — translation MPKLIQTPETTYRVHFQDCDMLGHLNNARYFDYFLNAREDHTTEHYQLNMGEIAREQKAGWVITKHHISYLKPARQGARVRILSQLIHFDNSNLVLEMQMRSEDGLRLLALLWSEMAFVSMPAGTRTDHSNAMMDLLDQLDVDTVDYDPDGFDERVKEVRQELKKQRRNAGSDE, via the coding sequence ATGCCCAAGCTCATCCAAACGCCCGAAACCACCTACCGCGTCCATTTTCAGGACTGCGACATGCTGGGCCACCTCAACAACGCGCGCTACTTCGACTACTTCCTCAACGCCCGCGAAGACCACACCACCGAGCATTACCAGCTGAACATGGGCGAAATTGCCCGCGAGCAAAAGGCTGGCTGGGTCATCACCAAACACCACATCAGCTACCTCAAGCCGGCGCGGCAGGGCGCGCGGGTGCGCATCCTGAGCCAGCTCATCCATTTCGACAACTCCAACCTGGTGCTCGAAATGCAGATGCGCAGCGAGGACGGCCTGCGCCTGCTGGCCCTGCTGTGGTCGGAAATGGCCTTCGTGAGCATGCCCGCCGGCACCCGCACCGACCACTCCAACGCCATGATGGACCTGCTCGACCAACTCGACGTGGATACCGTGGACTACGACCCCGACGGCTTCGACGAGCGGGTGAAAGAGGTGCGCCAGGAGCTGAAGAAGCAGCGCCGCAACGCGGGCAGCGACGAGTAA
- a CDS encoding FAD-dependent oxidoreductase: MFSLTPNRSLVLKALADTFIPSLPDGSPPGSEGVNLEKLEAAIREQPEGAQKEFGQLLDLLEKPLLGLTWFGPLKPFRKLDAAHREQLLQSWAASNVPQLRKGFQALRKLCTLLYYGGSMAEVPAAWDLLGYPGPDEMPVDSPKPIRTLKPTEATTYECDVLVIGSGAGGGVVAGELAEAGFDVLVLEKGPYCHGCDFTQREVDMLGTLYDAKGTLCTQDGSIGILAGACLGGGTTVNWAGAFRTPDYVLQEWAREHAAPHFITPEFKASLDAVARTIGVNTNYTRHNGQNQALWNGSTKLGQEVKLIPRNEKGLTDSDAHFRSLGYTTLGDAHGIKQGTLNTYLLTAFEHGARILADTKVDRVTISQDRATGAEAVHTAADGRQIPITVRAKRVVVAGGAIQTPALLLRSGLKHPHLGRHLHLHPTVVVGARYPQAMNSWHGPSMSVVNDTYTRLHDTNFGAKLETPPTHPGLLSMVLPWRSGRQHHELLRDASHLGSFIVLTRDRDGGRVTIDKNGAPLIDYVLSDFDRANMLEGVRAAAEIHVAAGAEKVYLPHGTLPTLEAQDGVLLNPQLLDQLPHLSWKPNQFGLYSAHQMSTCRMGGDAATHPLRTTGETVEVQGLFVADGSAFPACSGVNPMLTIMALAHFTAQGIKAGRAVAAPAAVEA, translated from the coding sequence ATGTTTTCGCTCACGCCCAACCGCTCCCTCGTTCTAAAAGCTCTGGCTGACACCTTCATCCCCTCTCTGCCCGACGGCAGCCCGCCCGGCTCCGAAGGCGTGAACCTGGAGAAGCTTGAGGCCGCTATTAGGGAGCAGCCCGAGGGCGCGCAAAAAGAGTTTGGCCAGTTGCTCGATTTGCTGGAAAAGCCACTGCTGGGCCTCACCTGGTTTGGCCCCCTGAAGCCTTTTCGTAAGCTCGATGCCGCGCACCGCGAGCAGCTGCTGCAAAGCTGGGCCGCCAGCAACGTGCCGCAGCTGCGCAAGGGCTTTCAGGCGCTGCGCAAGCTGTGCACGCTGCTCTACTACGGCGGCAGCATGGCTGAGGTGCCGGCCGCCTGGGACCTGCTGGGCTACCCCGGGCCCGACGAAATGCCCGTAGACTCGCCCAAGCCCATTCGCACCCTGAAGCCCACGGAGGCCACTACCTACGAGTGCGACGTGCTGGTGATTGGCAGCGGCGCGGGCGGCGGCGTGGTAGCCGGCGAGCTGGCCGAGGCGGGCTTCGACGTGCTGGTGCTGGAAAAAGGCCCCTACTGCCACGGCTGCGACTTTACCCAGCGCGAAGTCGACATGCTGGGCACGCTCTACGACGCCAAGGGCACGCTCTGCACCCAGGACGGCAGCATCGGCATCCTGGCCGGGGCTTGCCTGGGCGGGGGCACCACCGTGAACTGGGCCGGCGCTTTCCGCACGCCCGACTACGTGCTGCAGGAATGGGCCCGCGAGCACGCCGCGCCCCATTTCATCACCCCCGAATTCAAGGCCAGCCTCGACGCCGTGGCCCGCACCATCGGCGTGAACACCAACTACACCCGCCACAACGGCCAGAACCAGGCCCTCTGGAACGGCTCAACCAAGCTGGGCCAGGAAGTGAAGCTGATTCCGCGCAACGAAAAGGGCCTCACCGATTCGGATGCCCACTTCCGCAGCCTGGGCTACACCACCCTGGGCGATGCCCACGGCATCAAGCAGGGCACTCTGAATACCTATTTGCTCACCGCCTTCGAGCACGGCGCCCGCATTCTGGCCGACACTAAAGTAGACCGCGTCACCATCAGCCAGGACCGCGCCACCGGCGCGGAGGCCGTGCACACCGCCGCCGACGGCCGGCAAATCCCCATTACCGTGCGGGCGAAGCGCGTGGTGGTGGCCGGCGGCGCCATCCAGACGCCCGCGCTGCTGCTGCGCTCGGGCCTGAAGCACCCGCACCTGGGCCGCCACCTGCACCTGCACCCCACCGTGGTGGTAGGCGCCCGCTATCCGCAGGCCATGAACTCCTGGCACGGCCCCAGCATGAGCGTGGTGAACGACACCTACACCCGCCTGCACGACACCAACTTCGGCGCCAAGCTCGAAACGCCCCCCACCCACCCCGGCCTGCTGAGCATGGTGCTGCCCTGGCGCTCGGGCCGGCAGCACCACGAGCTGCTGCGCGACGCCAGCCACCTGGGCTCCTTCATCGTCCTCACCCGCGACCGCGACGGCGGCCGCGTAACCATCGACAAAAACGGCGCCCCGCTGATTGACTACGTGCTGTCGGATTTCGACCGGGCCAACATGCTGGAAGGCGTGCGCGCCGCCGCCGAAATCCACGTGGCGGCCGGGGCCGAGAAGGTGTACCTGCCCCACGGCACGCTGCCCACGCTGGAAGCCCAGGACGGCGTGCTGCTCAACCCCCAGCTGCTCGACCAGTTGCCGCACCTGAGCTGGAAGCCCAACCAGTTCGGCCTCTACAGCGCCCACCAGATGAGCACCTGCCGCATGGGCGGCGACGCGGCCACCCACCCGCTCCGAACCACCGGCGAAACCGTGGAAGTACAGGGCCTTTTCGTGGCCGACGGCTCGGCCTTCCCGGCCTGCAGCGGCGTCAACCCCATGCTCACCATCATGGCCCTGGCTCACTTCACGGCGCAGGGCATCAAGGCCGGCCGGGCGGTAGCAGCGCCGGCGGCAGTGGAAGCCTGA
- a CDS encoding mechanosensitive ion channel domain-containing protein: MPVPNLKTSWLSLLCWVLLLAPAAAQTTVTKEDTMAVDTTATRDDSYRLEVGYTTLSSISGQVRKVFDTRGLAEELPDVVENLKAIQYTLKQKGQVVDIKQLQMCQLMLSTIQDELGEWRAELAEANQQLAAMQARLKTIAPPPARAASLDATALALARSDSALWARRQRIAGLLEKRYLKVKQLQTQVAASYIQGMELQDEVGDQMRRYSRTSAKLNYPPLWDAAATPPVPPDPKARKAGQYRREIIAFYFAHNWDNWAYMALIGLVFYGWVTFNYRRARAEGLVITEPFRYLRPGPVAATLVVMFSLAPALELHPPPIYLALLQLLLLVALTAVFARSWPRRHFFGWLGLVAFFVWLSITNANATTGLLARWGLLGLNALAVGIGVWLLWRLRQTLAKLRFLIPVTGLFIGLNALAVFCNVVGRLSLAKMCSTAAIFGLTQGIGLAVFIELFTEAFHLQILCSRGATGAASAFDYDKIEANLLRLLTVLAGALWLVVFTSNLNIYSLIYGFFERLLTTTHVLGSTEFTYGNILLFFVILYVSALLQRYIGYFFGDVGNDDSVDARQRGSWLVALRLLLVLVGFALATAATGLPLSKIAIVFGALSVGIGLGLQSIVNNLVSGIILIFERPFHVGDYIEVAGKSGRVHDIGIRSSKLTSLTGSEIIVPNGDLLSNHVINWTRTNDHIRTDLSLKMTPGTADLQASLQTARELIQEEIKTSPYTLHNLAPEILLSSINGQVYELKVLFWITNIRQEQLTKSEILAGIYRRFTAEGLMLS; encoded by the coding sequence ATGCCCGTTCCAAATCTGAAAACATCCTGGCTCAGCCTGCTTTGCTGGGTTTTGCTGCTAGCCCCCGCCGCGGCCCAAACCACCGTGACGAAGGAAGACACGATGGCCGTGGACACCACTGCCACCCGCGACGACTCCTACCGCCTCGAAGTGGGCTATACCACGCTCAGCAGCATTTCGGGGCAGGTGCGCAAGGTATTCGACACGCGCGGGCTGGCCGAGGAGCTGCCCGACGTAGTGGAGAACCTCAAGGCCATTCAGTACACGCTCAAGCAGAAGGGCCAGGTGGTCGACATCAAGCAGCTACAGATGTGCCAGCTCATGCTCAGCACCATCCAGGACGAGCTGGGGGAGTGGCGCGCTGAACTGGCCGAGGCCAACCAGCAGCTGGCCGCCATGCAGGCCCGGCTTAAAACCATTGCCCCGCCGCCCGCCCGGGCAGCCTCGCTTGATGCCACCGCGCTGGCCCTGGCCCGCTCCGACTCGGCGCTGTGGGCGCGGCGCCAGCGCATTGCCGGCCTGCTCGAAAAGCGCTATCTCAAGGTGAAGCAGCTGCAGACGCAGGTGGCCGCCAGCTACATCCAGGGCATGGAACTGCAGGACGAGGTGGGCGACCAGATGCGCCGCTACAGCCGCACCAGCGCCAAGCTCAACTACCCGCCGCTGTGGGATGCCGCGGCCACGCCCCCCGTGCCGCCCGACCCCAAAGCCCGCAAAGCCGGCCAGTACCGCCGCGAAATTATCGCCTTCTACTTCGCCCACAACTGGGACAACTGGGCCTACATGGCCCTCATCGGGCTGGTGTTCTACGGCTGGGTCACGTTCAACTACCGCCGGGCGCGGGCCGAGGGGCTGGTCATCACCGAGCCGTTTCGCTACCTGCGGCCGGGGCCGGTGGCGGCCACGCTGGTGGTCATGTTCAGCCTGGCGCCGGCCCTGGAGCTGCACCCGCCTCCCATCTACCTAGCCTTGTTGCAGCTGCTGCTCTTGGTGGCACTCACGGCGGTATTTGCGCGGAGCTGGCCGCGGCGGCATTTCTTTGGGTGGCTGGGGCTGGTGGCGTTTTTTGTGTGGCTGAGCATCACCAACGCCAACGCCACCACCGGCTTGCTGGCCCGCTGGGGCCTGTTGGGGCTCAACGCGCTGGCGGTGGGCATTGGCGTCTGGCTGTTGTGGCGGCTGCGCCAAACGCTGGCCAAGCTGCGCTTTCTGATTCCGGTGACGGGCCTGTTCATCGGGCTCAATGCGCTGGCCGTGTTTTGCAACGTGGTGGGGCGCCTGAGTCTGGCCAAGATGTGCAGCACGGCGGCCATTTTCGGGCTCACGCAGGGCATCGGGCTGGCGGTGTTCATCGAGCTGTTCACCGAAGCCTTCCACCTGCAGATTCTGTGCAGCCGGGGCGCCACGGGCGCCGCTTCGGCCTTCGACTACGACAAGATTGAAGCCAACCTGCTCCGCCTGCTCACGGTGCTGGCCGGGGCGCTGTGGCTGGTGGTTTTTACTTCCAACCTCAATATCTACAGCCTCATCTACGGCTTCTTCGAGCGCCTGCTCACCACCACGCACGTGCTTGGCAGCACCGAATTCACCTACGGCAACATCCTGCTGTTCTTCGTCATTCTCTACGTTTCGGCCCTGCTGCAGCGCTACATCGGCTACTTTTTCGGCGATGTGGGCAACGACGACAGCGTGGATGCGCGGCAGCGGGGCTCGTGGCTGGTGGCGCTGCGGCTGCTGCTGGTGCTGGTGGGTTTTGCGCTGGCCACGGCCGCCACGGGCCTGCCGCTGAGCAAAATCGCCATCGTGTTTGGGGCGCTCAGCGTGGGCATCGGCCTGGGCTTGCAGAGCATCGTCAACAACCTGGTATCGGGCATCATCCTGATTTTCGAGCGGCCTTTTCACGTGGGCGACTACATTGAGGTGGCCGGCAAATCGGGCCGCGTGCACGACATCGGCATCCGGTCCAGCAAGCTCACCTCGCTCACGGGCTCCGAAATCATCGTGCCCAACGGCGACCTGCTCTCCAACCACGTCATCAACTGGACGCGCACCAACGACCATATCCGCACCGACCTCTCTTTGAAAATGACGCCCGGCACCGCCGATTTGCAGGCCAGCCTGCAAACCGCCCGCGAACTCATCCAAGAAGAAATCAAAACCAGCCCCTACACTTTGCACAACCTGGCGCCCGAAATCCTGCTCAGCAGCATCAACGGTCAGGTGTACGAGCTCAAAGTGCTGTTCTGGATTACCAACATCCGGCAGGAGCAGCTCACCAAGAGCGAGATTCTGGCCGGCATTTACCGCCGCTTCACGGCCGAGGGGCTGATGCTGAGCTAG